DNA from Haloplanus sp. HW8-1:
CCTCTCATGGTTTTACACATCGATGACGGGGGGAGGGAGTGTGACCGTGGTTCTCTGTTGGAAAGTATTCGCCGATCGGTCACTAGAAATCGGTTAACTCTGGCTCACGTCTCCCTGCAAGCTCTTGTTGAATCTCCGTCCGATCCCAGCCAAGCGGTGCCAGCACACTCTCGACCGCTCTGACGAGTTGCGTCTCGTAGTACGACGCATCGTACGACTCTACCTCTTCGTGGGCCAACGCGACCCGCTCTCGCGAACTCTTCTCGTCGTCGACGACCACGTACTCGATGTCCTGTCCTGGGTGGATGGCGAGATCCTGGTCCCGAGCCCGCTTCAGCGCCGCCACGTTCTGTGTGTTCTGCGTGTACCCTTCCAGCGGCTTGGAGACACGATTCCGTTCGACGAGCTGCTCGACCCAACGCGAGGCAAGCAGGGAAGTTACGACAGTGAGTATCGCCTCCGAATCAACGTCGACTGGGAGAGACTCGATTCGATGGAATCCTGATTCCATCCGGAATCTCGAGTAAACGGCGTGCGCTAATCTTGGAGCGTCGCGACCATTCGGCCGGTTTCCTCGGCCTCCTCGCTCCGCGTAATCCCGTATGTTGCGAGAGCTTCTTCAACCGCGTCGTCCAGACTCATTGGTCAAGCGAATCTTGGCTCTGTCGTCTGATAAAGTCTCGTACGAGTTGCGTATCTGCTTAGCTACGCTCGGTTTCACGGTGAGCAACATCAAGACCGAGGTCATCGTACATTCGGTCAAGCATCTCCAGCGCCGACTGGAACTGGGCGTAGTTCTCGCGCATATACTCGATCGTCTCGGCTCTCGGGATCACCGGGTAGCCTTCAACGTGCTCGATGTCGAGTGACGGGCGTGGCTCGAGGACGACCTGTAGCGCACCATCCAGTTCCTCTCGGGGCCGGCGCTCGAATGCGGACGGGAGGTCGAACGACTCGAAGAACGTCTCCCAGGCGTCGACGTCGCGGTCACGGACGGCCAGGAACAGCGGATAGTCATCGGGTTCGCGACCGACCTGGTAGCCGCCCTGAGTCCACACGTAGACGGCGTCGATCCGCGTGAACGCGTATGGCCAGTCACCGAACTGTGGGATGATGTAGGCCTCCTCGATGGAGGGTGGACTGATGCCGGCACTGGCAGCGACGAGCTCGAGCGCTGCGTCTCTCACGCGCTCGTCGACGACTGTGAGACCATCATCGTAGTGGACGTAGCCTGCGTCTTCCAGCCGATTGACGGCCTGTCGCACCGTCTCGTAGGGCGTGTGGAGGTGTTGGGCGACACGGCGGATGGAGTCGCCACTCTCGATGGCGAGGACGATCTGCGCCGCCGTGTCGTCGAGTACCTCGTACATCTGGTAGTTACCAATACTCCGGTAACAGTTAAAATAGCAGTAGATTCGCTATTGTACAGGCTAATCTTGGCTAACACACCGACATAGACCTGTTTGGTAAGAGACGCCCGTGCCGTAGCGAACAGCACAGTCCGATTTTGAGATGCTCAAACCAATCTCAGCCACCCAACATAGGTGTGTCTCACCGGCGAGATCCATTCACCGTGGCTACTATGTCGTCTATAAACGTCGTGAGGAGATCAACAGGGTCGCGATCAGCGTCCTCCACCGGCGGTTCCCAGAGTGCGACATCGAACGCCTGGGCGGCCGATGCGTCCCCTTCAGTAGCTGTGATCATAAGAATAGCACTCCGATAGATGACAATCGTCCGGGTGTCGTCGACGTCGAGATACTCGATCCCAGCTGCCTCGAGCGCATTCGGAATATCCACACCCGTATCCAGTCGACAGTGTTGCACCGGCTCATCGTCATCCGCCATAGCAGCTGCTACTCCCTGTCCGTACAAGTATACCCGGTCCTGTGGCGACCAGACGAGCGAAGTACACGGTTCCCAGCCAGGTCAATATTCCACAAAGATGTCCACCCATCCATTCTCGGTCGTAGTCCGAGGAGTTACACAGGCCCCCGGAGAACACACGATTATGGACCAGACACCCGACGCGTTCGCTGCTGCGCTGGCCTCGGGTGACACCGATCGTGTGAATCGTGCGATCAACGAGATCGAGGATCTGGATCTCCAAGAGCGAGCAGCTCTCTTCGAGGACTGCTTCGAGCGGTGTCGCGAGCTCTACGAGAGTGGCGATGGGTATCAACGCCAGTCTGTCGTCCGTTTTGCGGCCGCGCTGTATCCACGACTTGCGTTCCGAACAGTCGGCACCGAACTCACTGATGAGGCATTACCGGGTGACTGGACACTCGAGGAGATCGAAACCCACCGCCGCCGGCTTCGCGAGTTTTACCTGGAGGCTCTCGTCGACGACGATGGACGAGTCCGACGCGCCGCAGCCAAGGCCCTCAAAGAGCTGGCCGTGACGGCAGAGCTGATCGGCGCCGATGACGAACTACAGACGATGCTGACGGAGTTAGAGACGCTGGCCGAGGACCACGACAATGAGGCCGTCCAGAAACACATTGACCAGGCGTACGAAAACGTCGCGTTTCACGCGGAGAAGCCGGGATCGCTACTCCCTGACGCCTTTCGAGACGCGCTCGAATGAGTCAGGTCGTGGTGCCGCTACGTTCGGTTCCAACTCAAGAAGGAGAATTACAGAACTCAGTGGTCTTACCAAACCAATATCGTGGTTGAGGGACCTCTGTTTGGTAAGATAGCTTCGAAGACCCATTCGTTTTCAATCCAGCTGATCGAGTTCTCCCCGCCGTTCGCGATGCATAATTCCGCCGGCGAACCGCCGCAGTTTGGCCACGAGTTCGTCCTCAGTCTCGTAGGTTTCGACGCGCAAATCCCACCGGACGGACGCCGACCGGATCATCGCACTCGTCACGTCATCCTCGTGGACGAAAATCAACCGCTCCCCGTAGGTTGCCGCGAGGTTTTCGAGAATACTGCCGGCCTCTTCGCCGACGCCAAAATTGTGGCCAAGAAACGGCACCACGAACGCGGTTGCGTTGCTACAGCGTGCGTACTCAATGCTCTGGGTCACCGCATCCACGTCGTCTGTGTCGATGTCGACGTCGAGTGCGAGAAACGCATTCACTCCCGGGTCGGTTCGAAGTTCCCCTTGTACACGTCGTAAGAGACCCTGTGCGGCGTTGATGTCGTCCTTGCTCCTGAAGAGCCGGCGTAACGGCCCAGGAAGATCGTCGACGTCGATCTCGCGACGGTCCTCCTCGCTGAGGACGTAATTGAGGTTGAACGACTTGTACGGCCCCATCAGATAGAAGAGAAACCGGTCGTATGTCACACGCCCGAGCCGGTCAGCGATCAGCTCGCGCGTGATTTCGACGGGCATAGCCGGTCCTATTCAGCAAGAATATATAAAAGACGGTGTTTTTGAGAATTCTCGGCTTGACAACGACTAAGCGTCTCCGACGCATAGCGTGACGTACGATGGCGACGGATCAAACGCGGACGATTAACGGCGACGCCCCGGACGATCCGGCAGATCTGCTCCCCGAGGAGAGCATTCTTAGCCTTGAGGAGTACCTCGATATGCACGCGGCTGTCGGTCACCGCACCCGCTATGAGATCCTCTATCGGCTCGTCCACAGCGGCGAGATGAGTCCGAAGGAACTCGAGGACGCACTCGACATCGACGACAGTACACTCCACTACCATCTCAACAAGCTCGTCGACGTCGGCCTCGTCGAGAAACGCCAGCGCACGGAGCGCGGACAGGACGGCCTGTACACGTATTATCGAGCGACCGTTTTCGGCGAGGTGACGCTCACTGACGGCGTCGACGAGTTGATCCGAGGTGAGCAGGCCTTCGAAGAGATGTACGACAGTTCGACCGCTTAGCCGCGATACCATCGCTACTGTTCATACGCGTTTGACGGGCTTCCCATTCAATACCGACTGTTTCAGAAGCTTATCAGCGGCTCGCATTCTTACCTAACAAATCACGTCTCCTCTAGTCAGTCTGTTTGGTAAGATTCTGTGCAATCGTAGTGAGAGGCCCACCACTATCGCAAGTGAAGTGCGTCAAAGGAGAGTCAAAGGTGAGTATCTCGGCAGACACACCACTGCTGCAAGTGAAACTGATTGAGAATCGTAGATAGAGCCGGTATATCTCCGGTCTTCACTTGCAAAAGTGGTGTGTGGTTCCCACAGATCGATGGCAATCTGGAAAGACACACCCACCACTGTTTCACGAATTTGGCGAGAGTGTCGATCAGAAGATCGGG
Protein-coding regions in this window:
- a CDS encoding helix-turn-helix domain-containing protein is translated as MYEVLDDTAAQIVLAIESGDSIRRVAQHLHTPYETVRQAVNRLEDAGYVHYDDGLTVVDERVRDAALELVAASAGISPPSIEEAYIIPQFGDWPYAFTRIDAVYVWTQGGYQVGREPDDYPLFLAVRDRDVDAWETFFESFDLPSAFERRPREELDGALQVVLEPRPSLDIEHVEGYPVIPRAETIEYMRENYAQFQSALEMLDRMYDDLGLDVAHRETERS
- a CDS encoding ArsR/SmtB family transcription factor translates to MATDQTRTINGDAPDDPADLLPEESILSLEEYLDMHAAVGHRTRYEILYRLVHSGEMSPKELEDALDIDDSTLHYHLNKLVDVGLVEKRQRTERGQDGLYTYYRATVFGEVTLTDGVDELIRGEQAFEEMYDSSTA
- a CDS encoding DUF7509 family protein, encoding MPVEITRELIADRLGRVTYDRFLFYLMGPYKSFNLNYVLSEEDRREIDVDDLPGPLRRLFRSKDDINAAQGLLRRVQGELRTDPGVNAFLALDVDIDTDDVDAVTQSIEYARCSNATAFVVPFLGHNFGVGEEAGSILENLAATYGERLIFVHEDDVTSAMIRSASVRWDLRVETYETEDELVAKLRRFAGGIMHRERRGELDQLD